A section of the Terriglobales bacterium genome encodes:
- a CDS encoding nuclear transport factor 2 family protein, which produces MSNSISTLLIRNLRDVFGENDPARRRAAIDELYTEDCVFYDPSKGVYRGRDEIDRIAGAVKATHPDFQYQPTNEPEESGNGGLVRWVSGRPGEAPAYSGTDVIIARDGRIAALYLFFDKLP; this is translated from the coding sequence ATGTCCAATAGCATATCGACCTTGCTGATCCGCAATCTTCGTGATGTCTTCGGTGAAAACGACCCCGCGCGTCGGCGCGCGGCCATCGACGAGCTCTACACCGAAGACTGTGTGTTCTACGACCCCAGCAAGGGAGTCTACCGTGGCCGTGACGAGATCGATCGCATCGCCGGCGCGGTCAAGGCTACTCACCCTGATTTTCAATATCAGCCAACTAACGAGCCCGAGGAATCGGGCAATGGCGGGCTGGTCCGATGGGTATCGGGCCGCCCCGGCGAGGCGCCGGCTTACTCCGGAACTGATGTCATCATTGCCCGGGACGGCCGAATTGCCGCCCTTTATCTATTTTTCGACAAGCTACCCTGA